One genomic segment of Amycolatopsis granulosa includes these proteins:
- a CDS encoding NAD(P)H-hydrate dehydratase, translating to MRGFWKTDRIRAAEERLLAVTPDGALMRKAAFAVSVHAAEMLAEHTGKVSGRRVALLVGAGNNGGDALWAGAFLRRRNVSVTAILLQPGKAHPAGLAALRRARGRVVAADDGPAVLAAADLVIDGIVGLSAHGGLRPDAAELVARIAAPVLAVDLPSGVEPDTGVVPGEAVTATRTVTFGARKPVHVLNPSRCGRVELVDIGLELDDPDLRQLDAVDVGLAWPVPGPEDNKYSQGVTGIAAGSATYPGAAVLATGSAVLATSGMVRYAGPAADVVRSRWPEVIATGSVTDAGRVQAWVVGPGTGTGREGLDVLAQVLGAGVPVCADADATTLMAHRPDVLDARDPGTPLVLTPHAGEFERLMGRPPGEDRVASVREAAAKFDAVVLLKGNVTIVADPDGRVLVNVARGSWLATAGSGDVLSGLIGSLLASGLDPWLAAGCAAHVHSLAGEFAARGVPVSASGIVAALPAAIRRIRAL from the coding sequence ATGCGAGGCTTCTGGAAGACCGACCGGATCCGCGCGGCCGAGGAACGGCTGCTGGCCGTCACCCCGGACGGGGCGCTGATGCGCAAGGCCGCGTTCGCGGTCTCCGTGCACGCCGCCGAGATGCTGGCCGAGCACACCGGGAAGGTGTCCGGCCGCCGCGTCGCGCTGCTGGTCGGGGCGGGCAACAACGGCGGTGACGCGTTGTGGGCCGGTGCGTTCCTCCGACGGCGCAACGTGAGCGTCACCGCGATCCTGCTCCAGCCCGGCAAGGCGCACCCCGCGGGGCTGGCCGCGTTGCGCCGCGCGCGGGGCCGGGTGGTGGCCGCCGACGACGGTCCGGCCGTGCTGGCGGCCGCCGACCTGGTGATCGACGGCATCGTCGGCCTGTCCGCGCACGGTGGGCTGCGTCCGGACGCGGCGGAGCTGGTCGCGCGCATCGCCGCGCCGGTGCTGGCGGTCGACCTGCCCAGCGGTGTCGAACCGGACACCGGAGTGGTGCCGGGCGAGGCGGTCACGGCCACCCGGACGGTGACGTTCGGCGCACGCAAGCCGGTGCACGTGCTCAACCCGTCCCGCTGCGGGCGGGTCGAGCTCGTCGACATCGGGCTGGAGCTCGACGACCCGGATCTGCGTCAGCTGGACGCCGTCGACGTCGGTCTCGCCTGGCCGGTGCCCGGTCCCGAGGACAACAAGTACAGCCAGGGCGTGACGGGTATCGCCGCCGGTTCGGCGACCTACCCGGGGGCCGCGGTGCTCGCGACCGGGTCCGCGGTGCTGGCTACGTCCGGCATGGTGCGCTACGCCGGCCCGGCGGCAGATGTGGTGCGGTCCCGGTGGCCGGAGGTCATCGCCACCGGTTCGGTGACCGACGCCGGACGGGTGCAGGCGTGGGTGGTCGGGCCGGGTACCGGCACCGGCCGCGAGGGGCTCGACGTGCTCGCCCAGGTGCTCGGCGCCGGGGTGCCGGTCTGCGCGGACGCCGACGCGACCACGCTGATGGCTCACCGGCCGGACGTGCTGGACGCCCGCGACCCGGGCACGCCCCTGGTGCTGACCCCGCACGCGGGCGAGTTCGAACGGCTGATGGGACGCCCGCCGGGCGAGGACCGCGTGGCGTCCGTGCGCGAGGCCGCGGCGAAGTTCGATGCGGTGGTGCTGCTCAAGGGCAACGTCACCATCGTCGCGGACCCGGATGGGCGGGTGCTGGTGAACGTGGCGCGCGGATCGTGGCTGGCCACCGCCGGGTCCGGCGACGTGCTGTCCGGCCTGATCGGTTCGCTCCTGGCGAGCGGCCTGGATCCCTGGCTCGCCGCGGGGTGCGCCGCGCACGTGCACTCGCTCGCCGGCGAGTTCGCGGCGCGCGGGGTGCCGGTGTCGGCGTCCGGCATCGTCGCCGCGCTCCCGGCCGCCATCCGGCGGATACGGGCTCTCTAG
- the glmS gene encoding glutamine--fructose-6-phosphate transaminase (isomerizing) → MCGIVGYVGHRPALDVVLGGLRRMEYRGYDSAGVAVLDGTGALTVERKAGRLANLEGALAETGLGRFAGTAGMGHTRWATHGAPIDRNSHPHRDATQRVAVVHNGIIENFAALRAELESDGVEMTSDTDTETAAHLVARAYADGPTAGDLPASVRTVCRRLEGAFTLVVTHADEPDMIVAARRSSPLVVGVGEREHFVASDVSAFIEHTREAVELGQDQVVVITRDGYDISDFAGEPAQGKPFTVDWDLSAAEKGGHDYFMLKEIEEQPEALANTLRGHFDRGRVVLDEQRLSDQDLREVDKVFVVACGSAYHSGLVAKYAIEHWCRLPVEVELASEFRYRDPVLDRDTLVVAVSQSGETADTLEAIRHARDQKARVLAVCNTNGAQIPRESDAVLYTHAGPEVGVAATKTFLSQIAANYLVGLALAQARGTKYPDEVAREFAELEAMPAAVHKVLSTVDQVRAVSRGIADSKAVLFLGRHVGYPVALEGALKLKELAYMHAEAFAAGELKHGPIALIEEGLPVVVVMPSPKGRAVLHAKLVSNISEIQARGARTIVIAEEGDDTVRPFADELIEVPAVPTLLQPLVSTVPLQVLSAEIARSRGYDVDKPRNLAKSVTVE, encoded by the coding sequence GTGTGCGGAATCGTGGGATATGTCGGTCACCGGCCGGCGCTGGACGTCGTGCTCGGCGGGCTTCGCCGGATGGAGTACCGGGGCTACGACTCGGCCGGTGTGGCCGTGCTGGACGGCACGGGAGCGCTGACCGTCGAACGCAAGGCCGGTCGCCTGGCAAACCTGGAGGGCGCCCTCGCCGAAACCGGGCTCGGCCGGTTCGCCGGCACCGCGGGCATGGGCCACACCCGGTGGGCCACGCACGGCGCGCCGATCGACCGCAACTCGCACCCGCACCGGGACGCCACCCAGCGCGTCGCCGTGGTGCACAACGGCATCATCGAGAACTTCGCCGCCCTGCGCGCCGAGCTGGAGTCCGACGGTGTCGAGATGACCAGCGACACCGACACCGAGACCGCCGCCCACCTGGTGGCCCGTGCCTACGCCGACGGCCCCACCGCCGGTGACCTGCCCGCCAGTGTCCGCACGGTCTGCCGCCGACTGGAGGGTGCGTTCACGCTGGTCGTGACCCACGCCGACGAGCCGGACATGATCGTCGCGGCCCGCCGGTCGTCCCCGCTGGTCGTGGGTGTCGGCGAGCGTGAGCACTTCGTCGCCTCCGACGTGTCGGCGTTCATCGAGCACACCCGCGAGGCCGTGGAGCTGGGACAGGACCAGGTCGTGGTCATCACGCGAGACGGCTACGACATCTCCGACTTCGCCGGCGAACCCGCGCAGGGCAAGCCGTTCACGGTCGACTGGGACCTCTCCGCCGCGGAAAAGGGCGGCCACGACTACTTCATGCTCAAGGAGATCGAGGAGCAGCCGGAGGCGCTCGCGAACACGCTGCGCGGGCACTTCGACCGCGGCCGCGTGGTGCTCGACGAGCAGCGCCTTTCCGACCAGGACCTGCGTGAGGTCGACAAGGTGTTCGTGGTCGCCTGTGGTTCGGCCTACCACTCCGGGCTGGTCGCGAAGTACGCGATCGAGCACTGGTGCCGCCTGCCGGTCGAGGTCGAGCTGGCCAGCGAGTTCCGCTACCGGGACCCGGTGCTGGACCGCGACACGCTGGTCGTGGCCGTGTCGCAGTCCGGGGAGACCGCCGACACGCTGGAGGCGATCCGCCACGCCCGCGACCAGAAGGCCCGCGTGCTGGCGGTCTGCAACACCAACGGCGCCCAGATCCCGCGCGAGTCCGACGCCGTGCTCTACACGCACGCCGGCCCGGAGGTCGGTGTCGCGGCGACGAAGACGTTCCTGTCGCAGATCGCGGCGAACTACCTCGTCGGCCTCGCGCTCGCGCAGGCGCGCGGCACCAAGTACCCGGACGAGGTGGCGCGTGAGTTCGCCGAGCTGGAGGCCATGCCGGCCGCCGTGCACAAGGTACTGTCCACTGTGGACCAGGTGCGTGCGGTGAGCCGCGGTATCGCCGACTCGAAGGCGGTGCTGTTCCTCGGCAGGCACGTCGGTTACCCGGTCGCGCTGGAGGGTGCGCTCAAGCTCAAGGAGCTGGCGTACATGCACGCCGAGGCGTTCGCCGCCGGTGAGCTCAAGCACGGCCCGATCGCGCTGATCGAGGAGGGCCTGCCGGTCGTCGTCGTCATGCCGTCGCCGAAGGGCCGCGCGGTGCTGCACGCCAAGCTGGTGTCCAACATCAGCGAGATCCAGGCCCGTGGCGCGCGCACCATCGTCATCGCCGAGGAGGGCGACGACACCGTGCGCCCGTTCGCCGACGAGCTGATCGAGGTGCCGGCGGTGCCGACCCTGTTGCAGCCGCTGGTCTCGACGGTGCCGCTGCAGGTGTTGTCGGCCGAGATCGCGCGCTCCCGCGGGTACGACGTCGACAAGCCGCGGAACCTGGCGAAGTCGGTGACGGTCGAGTAG
- a CDS encoding dienelactone hydrolase family protein has product MVSKPKELLEELSHAGPHEVLRGNLALAGLPGVVFTPRTGLNLPAVAFGHGWLQPPGRYRGLLSHLASWGVIAAAPATQQGPLPSHRLLAADLRTTLDVVTGVRLGQDDISVDAERLGLAGHSTGGGAAVLAAASGGVRAVATFAAAQTLPSASAAAVKITAPGLHLAVDGDLVAPAGGNAEAIAQAWGGPVQFRKVGKSTHLGLTEGSHWSQRLLHGKPNHRTQVLVRALFTAFFLTHLTGTDKYRPLLESDVKRASIGFERGPEPVAA; this is encoded by the coding sequence ATGGTCAGCAAGCCCAAGGAGCTGCTCGAAGAGCTGTCGCACGCGGGACCGCACGAGGTGCTGCGCGGCAACCTCGCGCTCGCCGGATTGCCGGGTGTGGTGTTCACCCCACGAACCGGCCTGAACCTGCCTGCGGTGGCGTTCGGCCACGGGTGGCTCCAGCCGCCCGGCCGGTACCGGGGGCTGCTGAGCCACCTGGCGAGCTGGGGTGTGATCGCGGCCGCACCGGCGACGCAGCAGGGACCGCTGCCGTCGCACCGCCTGCTGGCCGCCGACCTGCGCACGACCCTCGACGTGGTCACCGGCGTGCGCCTCGGGCAGGACGACATCAGCGTCGACGCCGAGCGGCTCGGGCTGGCGGGCCACTCCACCGGCGGCGGCGCGGCGGTGCTGGCCGCCGCTTCGGGAGGTGTCCGGGCAGTGGCCACCTTCGCCGCCGCGCAGACCCTGCCGTCGGCGAGCGCGGCGGCGGTGAAGATCACCGCGCCGGGGCTGCACCTGGCCGTCGACGGCGACCTGGTGGCCCCCGCGGGCGGCAACGCCGAGGCGATCGCCCAGGCATGGGGCGGACCGGTCCAGTTCCGCAAAGTCGGCAAGTCGACCCACCTCGGGTTGACCGAGGGCAGCCACTGGAGCCAGCGGCTGCTGCACGGCAAGCCGAACCACCGGACGCAGGTGCTGGTCCGCGCGCTGTTCACGGCGTTCTTCCTGACGCACCTCACCGGGACCGACAAGTACCGCCCCCTGCTGGAGTCGGATGTGAAACGCGCGTCGATCGGCTTCGAGCGCGGCCCGGAGCCGGTGGCCGCCTAG